A single Alcanivorax borkumensis SK2 DNA region contains:
- a CDS encoding YaiI/YqxD family protein, translated as MVHIWVDADACPRPVKEVLFRAAQRAQIPCTLVANQHIAVPRTPLIRSIQVGQGFDVADNEIVQRCEPGDLVVTQDIPLAAEVVEKGAEAVTPRGHWLDKDTVRERLNMRDFMEEMRSAGMQTGGPASYSNQDKGRFANALDRWLARAQK; from the coding sequence ATTGTGCATATTTGGGTCGATGCAGACGCTTGTCCACGCCCGGTGAAAGAGGTGTTATTTCGCGCTGCGCAACGAGCGCAAATTCCTTGCACGCTGGTGGCTAACCAGCATATAGCGGTACCGCGTACGCCGTTAATCCGCTCTATTCAGGTCGGGCAGGGTTTTGATGTGGCGGATAACGAAATCGTGCAGCGCTGTGAGCCGGGGGATTTGGTAGTCACGCAGGATATTCCACTGGCGGCCGAAGTTGTGGAAAAGGGTGCAGAGGCGGTAACGCCCCGAGGTCACTGGTTGGATAAGGATACTGTGCGTGAGCGCCTGAATATGCGTGATTTCATGGAGGAAATGCGGTCCGCTGGGATGCAAACCGGTGGCCCGGCAAGCTATTCAAACCAGGACAAGGGGCGCTTTGCCAATGCGCTGGACCGCTGGTTAGCCAGGGCGCAGAAGTAA
- the mutM gene encoding bifunctional DNA-formamidopyrimidine glycosylase/DNA-(apurinic or apyrimidinic site) lyase has protein sequence MPELPEVETTLRGIRPHLQGRILKSVTVREPRLRWPVSEAIYALRDCPVVALRRRAKYLLIELEHGQLLIHLGMSGTLRVVDMDLPLRKHDHVDLLLDSGKVLRFNDPRRFGSVLFQGGDQPHSLLQSLGPEPLSDSFNGQWLFARSRGRKVAVKSFIMDNATVVGVGNIYAQESLFMAGIHPSRAAGRISLARYQALAEAIKRVLAQAIEAGGTTLKDFTRADGQPGYFAQSLNVYGRAGQPCVQCDAILKADRHGQRSTAYCPQCQR, from the coding sequence ATGCCTGAATTACCTGAAGTGGAAACCACCCTGCGTGGCATTCGCCCGCATTTACAGGGGCGGATTTTGAAATCGGTAACGGTGCGCGAACCGCGGTTGCGCTGGCCGGTGAGTGAGGCGATTTATGCGCTGCGTGACTGCCCGGTGGTGGCGTTGCGTCGGCGGGCCAAATATCTGCTGATTGAGCTGGAGCATGGGCAGCTGCTCATTCATCTGGGGATGTCCGGCACTTTGCGGGTGGTGGATATGGACCTGCCATTACGCAAGCACGACCATGTGGATTTGTTGCTCGATAGTGGCAAGGTGCTGCGTTTTAACGACCCGCGCCGCTTTGGCTCTGTGTTGTTCCAGGGCGGTGACCAGCCGCACAGCCTGCTGCAGTCGCTGGGGCCGGAACCGCTCAGCGATAGTTTTAATGGCCAGTGGTTGTTTGCTCGCTCTCGTGGCCGAAAGGTGGCAGTGAAAAGCTTTATTATGGATAACGCCACGGTGGTGGGAGTGGGCAATATTTACGCTCAGGAAAGCCTCTTTATGGCGGGTATCCACCCCTCCCGGGCGGCGGGCCGCATTTCCCTGGCGCGTTATCAGGCACTGGCAGAGGCAATTAAGCGGGTGCTGGCCCAGGCGATTGAGGCGGGCGGCACCACGCTGAAGGATTTCACCCGGGCGGATGGTCAGCCAGGGTATTTTGCTCAGTCCCTCAATGTGTATGGCCGTGCGGGCCAGCCTTGCGTGCAATGCGACGCCATATTGAAGGCGGATCGTCATGGCCAGCGGAGCACGGCTTATTGCCCACAATGCCAGCGGTGA
- a CDS encoding TetR/AcrR family transcriptional regulator, with the protein MTKARSGREQALAEREQLFIEATRQQLCDKGLLGVQMAAIARSCNFATGTLYHHFASKEDLLIAVCTELTTTRRAYFEKVAHSDLSNRDKMMGFAVAYSLFAQHYPEHFRLEQYIMTEVVWLASSASRREQFLAATQPIGRMVEQVVRDAIASNELEDHGQDPLTFSIGQWSMSMGMHTLIHADGILDMYDLKDPHRLLLRNVQLHLSAMQWQPLDDQPFDDAALNSKVAYLCDYLFADVCREKGSSLTLGSA; encoded by the coding sequence ATGACAAAAGCACGCAGCGGGCGCGAACAAGCGCTGGCAGAAAGAGAACAGCTTTTTATTGAAGCAACCCGGCAACAGCTGTGCGATAAAGGCCTGCTGGGGGTACAGATGGCGGCCATTGCCCGCAGCTGTAATTTTGCCACCGGCACGCTTTACCATCACTTCGCGTCCAAAGAAGATCTGCTCATTGCCGTCTGCACCGAGCTAACCACCACGCGACGGGCCTACTTCGAGAAAGTTGCCCATTCCGACCTTTCCAACCGCGATAAAATGATGGGGTTTGCCGTAGCGTACTCACTGTTTGCTCAGCATTACCCCGAACATTTCCGGCTCGAACAATACATCATGACAGAAGTGGTCTGGTTGGCGTCGTCAGCTAGCCGCCGCGAACAGTTCCTGGCCGCCACCCAGCCCATCGGCAGAATGGTAGAGCAGGTCGTTCGTGATGCCATTGCCAGCAACGAACTGGAAGACCACGGCCAAGATCCGCTCACGTTCAGCATCGGCCAGTGGTCCATGTCCATGGGCATGCATACCCTGATCCACGCCGACGGCATCCTGGATATGTACGACCTTAAAGACCCACACCGTCTACTATTGCGTAACGTCCAGCTGCACCTCAGTGCCATGCAGTGGCAGCCACTTGACGACCAGCCCTTTGACGACGCCGCACTAAACAGCAAAGTGGCTTACCTCTGCGACTACCTGTTCGCTGACGTATGTAGGGAAAAAGGCAGCAGCCTGACACTTGGCAGCGCCTGA
- a CDS encoding DesA family fatty acid desaturase — MLNYLSEGLLAPSLGALVLITLAMTHVTIVSVTVYLHRYSAHRALDMHPVLKHFFRFWLWLTTAQNTLEWTAIHRKHHAKCETEEDPHSPVVKGIRKVLSEGAELYREEAENKETLKKYGAGCPDDWVERNVYSRFPMAGITLMAVIDLLLFGVIGITVWAVQMIWIPLFAAGIINGLGHYWGYRNFECADASRNISPWGILIGGEELHNNHHTYPNSAKLSVRRFEFDAGWAWIRLFEIVGLAKVKKVAPKPTLAKNARGIDVDALRGVMQHRFQVMRHYRKAVITPVFKQEQARACDATREFYARAKALLHQDLTLIKPNQELRLKKLTENNETLEAIYQFRLRLQDIWSQTSRSSTEMVEALEKWCHDARQSGIDALQEFADRLPHYRPATA; from the coding sequence ATGCTGAATTATTTGAGTGAGGGCCTACTGGCTCCGAGCCTCGGCGCCTTGGTGCTAATCACCTTGGCCATGACCCACGTGACCATTGTCAGTGTCACCGTGTACCTGCACCGCTATTCCGCGCACCGCGCGCTGGACATGCACCCGGTGCTCAAACATTTTTTCCGTTTCTGGCTGTGGCTCACCACCGCCCAGAACACCCTAGAGTGGACCGCCATCCACCGCAAACACCACGCTAAGTGCGAGACTGAAGAAGACCCCCACAGCCCGGTAGTTAAAGGCATCCGCAAGGTACTAAGCGAAGGGGCAGAACTGTACCGCGAAGAAGCAGAAAATAAAGAAACCCTGAAAAAATACGGCGCCGGCTGCCCTGATGATTGGGTCGAACGCAACGTCTATTCTCGGTTCCCCATGGCCGGCATTACCTTAATGGCCGTTATTGATCTGCTATTGTTTGGCGTCATCGGCATTACCGTATGGGCCGTACAAATGATCTGGATTCCACTGTTCGCCGCCGGCATCATCAATGGCCTAGGGCACTACTGGGGTTACCGGAACTTCGAATGCGCCGATGCATCACGCAACATTTCGCCTTGGGGCATTCTGATTGGCGGCGAAGAGCTGCATAACAATCATCACACCTATCCAAACTCCGCCAAGTTATCTGTGCGTCGTTTCGAATTCGATGCCGGCTGGGCTTGGATTCGCCTGTTCGAAATAGTGGGCCTAGCCAAGGTGAAGAAAGTGGCACCTAAACCCACCCTGGCAAAAAACGCTCGCGGAATCGACGTGGACGCCCTACGCGGCGTCATGCAGCACCGCTTCCAAGTTATGCGGCATTACCGCAAAGCCGTGATTACCCCCGTTTTCAAGCAGGAACAAGCCCGCGCCTGTGACGCCACCCGTGAATTTTACGCCCGCGCCAAAGCCTTACTGCATCAGGATTTGACCCTAATCAAACCGAATCAAGAGCTACGCCTCAAAAAGCTCACGGAAAATAACGAGACGCTAGAAGCTATTTACCAATTCCGTTTGCGCCTGCAAGACATCTGGTCACAGACCAGCCGTAGCTCCACGGAAATGGTAGAAGCACTAGAAAAGTGGTGCCATGACGCCCGCCAATCCGGCATTGATGCACTTCAAGAGTTCGCCGACCGGCTTCCTCATTACCGCCCCGCTACCGCCTGA
- a CDS encoding homoserine O-succinyltransferase MetX yields MSPQNPDALPHTAADSVGLVEPQVHHFDTPLELECGRTLPTYDLIYETYGTLNSDASNAVLICHALSGHHHAAGYHRADDKRPGWWDTCIGPGKVIDTNRFFVVSLNNLGGCHGSTGPASINPESGQPWGPDFPMMTVKDWVNSQARLADVLGIQRWAAVIGGSMGGMQALQWSIDYPERLSHAVVIAAAPKLSAQNIAFNEVARQSILTDPNFYGGRYYLHDTYPRQGLILARMVGHITYLSDDAMRMKFGRDLRAGRFHFGFDVEFQVESYLRHQGEVFSRNFDANTYLLMTKALDYFDPAREFDHSLEQALSKPTCNFLVMSFTSDWRFAPERSREIVNGLVHAGRNVSYAEIDTPKGHDAFLLDIPEYIKLFGAYMHRVANETENKSQAVEAAPHA; encoded by the coding sequence ATGTCGCCACAGAATCCGGACGCCTTGCCCCACACCGCCGCCGACTCCGTAGGGTTGGTCGAGCCACAGGTGCATCACTTCGACACCCCGTTGGAGCTGGAGTGTGGGCGCACGCTGCCCACCTATGACCTGATTTACGAAACCTATGGCACCCTCAACAGCGACGCATCCAACGCAGTGCTGATCTGCCATGCCTTGTCCGGCCATCATCACGCGGCGGGCTATCATCGGGCAGACGACAAGCGCCCGGGCTGGTGGGATACCTGTATCGGCCCCGGTAAAGTCATCGATACCAACCGCTTCTTCGTCGTCAGCCTGAATAACCTTGGCGGCTGCCACGGCTCCACCGGCCCCGCCTCCATCAACCCGGAAAGCGGCCAGCCCTGGGGCCCCGATTTTCCCATGATGACAGTGAAAGACTGGGTGAACAGCCAGGCCCGCCTCGCCGATGTGCTAGGCATTCAACGCTGGGCGGCAGTGATTGGCGGCAGCATGGGCGGCATGCAGGCGCTGCAGTGGTCCATCGATTACCCAGAACGGCTCAGCCATGCGGTAGTGATCGCCGCCGCGCCCAAATTGTCGGCCCAAAACATTGCCTTCAACGAAGTGGCGCGACAATCCATTCTGACCGACCCGAATTTCTACGGTGGGCGTTATTACCTGCACGATACCTACCCTCGGCAAGGGCTGATTCTGGCGCGTATGGTAGGCCACATCACCTACCTGAGTGACGACGCCATGCGCATGAAGTTCGGCCGCGACCTGCGCGCCGGGCGCTTCCATTTCGGCTTCGACGTGGAATTTCAGGTCGAATCCTACTTGCGCCATCAGGGCGAAGTCTTTTCTCGCAACTTCGACGCCAACACCTACTTGCTGATGACCAAAGCATTGGATTATTTCGATCCAGCTCGGGAATTCGACCATTCGCTGGAGCAGGCTTTAAGCAAGCCCACCTGTAATTTTCTGGTGATGTCATTCACCTCCGACTGGCGTTTTGCCCCAGAGCGCAGCCGAGAAATCGTCAACGGCTTAGTCCACGCCGGTCGTAATGTGAGCTACGCCGAGATCGATACGCCCAAGGGCCACGACGCCTTTTTGCTGGATATTCCCGAGTACATAAAGCTGTTCGGTGCCTACATGCACAGGGTTGCCAACGAGACAGAGAATAAATCGCAAGCTGTAGAGGCCGCCCCCCATGCGTGA
- a CDS encoding hydantoinase/oxoprolinase family protein, whose protein sequence is MSVSYWLGVDTGGTFTDFVLLGDGEPRIHKVLSTPASPEQAILQGIQELGLSDAMASGQLAIVHGTTVATNAALEGKGARTLLITNNGLEDILRIGRQNRPELYNLTPASNASAVSQVPTLGCPARLDAAGNTVTALTDNDIAIILAAVREIAPESIALCLLFSYLNPEHEQRLSQALLSAGFAVSPSHQILPTRGEYERGMATWLNAWLAPRVADYLQRLQQATSPAPLAIMQSHGGTIASQQAANQAVNLLLSGPAGGLAAAQRLGQQLQQPHLMTFDMGGTSTDVALLDGDIRLTQQGRIGPYPVAVPMVDMHTIGAGGGSLAYVDEAGLLHVGPHSAGADPGPACYGNGGQHVTVTDANVVLGRLQPDFALGGSLTLDVACAEQAMDRLAVALNLTRQQTAEGVLALANEHMTQALRVISIQKGFDPADFALMSFGGAGGLHVCALADNLGMPRAIVPQRAGVLSAEGLVYAPRKREILQALPESADEDSLRALIVQLQQQGSNELIAEGVSADRIQHRVFVDMCYQGQSSVLQIDWHEEPADRVSRFHAAHQQRFGHRLGLPVQQVNLRIQSQALATPPTLPDGHTQTANPERQATLPGIRTAVAVFSRETLGVGQRLTGPALIYEAVGTTWLETGWTATVNPQGHLLLQRDA, encoded by the coding sequence ATGTCCGTCTCTTACTGGCTCGGCGTCGATACCGGCGGCACCTTTACTGACTTTGTTCTGCTAGGCGATGGCGAACCACGCATCCACAAGGTGCTGTCCACGCCCGCGTCCCCGGAACAAGCCATCCTGCAAGGCATTCAGGAGCTGGGCCTGAGTGATGCAATGGCCAGTGGGCAACTGGCCATTGTGCACGGCACCACCGTGGCCACCAACGCCGCCCTCGAAGGCAAGGGCGCTCGCACCTTATTGATTACCAATAACGGGCTGGAGGACATCCTCCGCATTGGCCGCCAAAACCGTCCAGAGCTCTATAATCTTACCCCGGCGAGTAACGCCTCGGCGGTGAGCCAGGTGCCCACCCTGGGCTGCCCGGCACGGCTCGATGCTGCTGGTAACACCGTTACCGCGCTCACCGATAACGATATTGCCATCATACTGGCGGCGGTCCGTGAAATCGCTCCGGAGTCCATCGCCCTGTGCCTGCTGTTCAGCTACCTGAACCCGGAGCACGAACAGCGGCTCAGCCAGGCTCTGCTCAGTGCCGGCTTTGCAGTGAGCCCCTCGCACCAAATCTTACCTACTCGAGGCGAATACGAACGGGGCATGGCCACCTGGCTAAATGCTTGGCTCGCGCCGCGAGTGGCGGATTACCTGCAACGCCTACAGCAGGCCACCAGCCCCGCTCCATTGGCCATCATGCAATCCCACGGTGGCACCATTGCTTCCCAACAAGCCGCGAACCAAGCCGTCAATCTCCTATTGTCTGGGCCCGCCGGTGGGCTGGCCGCCGCTCAGCGGCTAGGGCAACAACTGCAGCAGCCACACTTGATGACTTTCGACATGGGCGGCACCTCCACTGATGTTGCCTTGCTCGACGGGGATATCCGCCTAACCCAGCAGGGCCGCATCGGTCCTTATCCCGTGGCCGTGCCCATGGTAGACATGCACACCATCGGTGCCGGAGGTGGCTCGCTAGCCTATGTGGATGAGGCTGGGCTACTGCACGTGGGGCCACACTCAGCCGGCGCCGATCCCGGCCCCGCGTGCTACGGCAACGGCGGCCAACACGTCACAGTAACCGATGCCAATGTAGTACTGGGCCGGCTGCAACCAGACTTCGCCCTGGGGGGCTCACTAACGCTGGATGTGGCTTGCGCTGAGCAGGCCATGGACCGGTTAGCCGTAGCCCTCAACCTGACACGTCAGCAAACCGCTGAAGGAGTACTGGCGCTAGCCAACGAACACATGACCCAAGCCCTGCGGGTGATCTCCATCCAGAAGGGCTTCGATCCCGCTGACTTCGCGCTAATGAGCTTTGGCGGCGCCGGGGGACTGCACGTCTGTGCGCTGGCCGACAACCTGGGCATGCCACGGGCCATTGTCCCGCAGCGGGCCGGCGTGCTGTCTGCCGAAGGGCTGGTATATGCCCCCCGTAAACGGGAAATATTGCAGGCGCTGCCAGAATCCGCCGACGAAGACTCCCTGCGTGCACTCATCGTCCAGCTGCAACAGCAAGGCTCAAATGAACTTATCGCGGAAGGCGTTAGCGCAGACCGCATCCAGCACCGGGTATTTGTAGATATGTGCTATCAAGGCCAGTCCTCAGTGCTACAAATTGATTGGCACGAAGAACCGGCAGACCGGGTAAGCCGCTTCCATGCGGCTCACCAGCAACGTTTTGGCCACCGGTTAGGGCTACCAGTACAGCAGGTTAACCTACGCATTCAAAGCCAGGCTTTGGCTACCCCGCCCACGCTGCCCGACGGCCACACTCAAACCGCCAACCCCGAACGCCAAGCGACGCTGCCGGGTATCCGCACCGCGGTGGCCGTGTTCAGCCGCGAAACACTGGGTGTAGGTCAACGCCTCACCGGCCCGGCCCTGATTTACGAAGCAGTGGGCACCACCTGGCTGGAAACGGGCTGGACCGCGACGGTAAACCCGCAAGGGCACCTGTTGTTACAGCGCGACGCCTAG
- the hemW gene encoding radical SAM family heme chaperone HemW encodes MPLKNPPLSLYIHTPWCVRKCPYCDFNSHERGEIPEAAYLQALLTDLEQDLPLIGERTVETVFIGGGTPSLLSADFYQQLFHGIRQRLALHPNVEITLEANPGTLENGRFQGFREAGINRLSIGAQSFNNAHLQALGRIHNASAAINAAHQAREAGFDNFNLDIMHALPGQTHAQALDDLQQAIALQPTHLSWYELTIEPNTVFYRSPPVQPDSDTMADTEQAGFALLAEHGYLRYEISAFAQPGRPCRHNLNYWQFGDYLGIGAGAHGKITAAAQGDVHRYQKTRKPEDYLADAAHARRQHQPIAREDRLFEALLNGLRLTHGLCWQTLEDATGEPVAQWRHQLTPFEQQGLLTLTDQRLACTDNGLRHLNGLLEKLAAVLL; translated from the coding sequence ATGCCCCTCAAAAACCCGCCCCTCTCACTCTACATCCACACCCCTTGGTGTGTGCGCAAATGCCCCTATTGCGACTTTAACTCCCATGAGCGCGGCGAGATTCCTGAGGCGGCCTACCTGCAAGCCCTGCTCACCGACCTAGAACAGGACCTGCCCCTGATCGGCGAGCGCACGGTAGAAACCGTGTTCATCGGCGGGGGCACACCAAGCCTTCTATCCGCTGATTTTTACCAGCAGCTTTTCCACGGCATTCGGCAAAGGCTGGCCCTGCACCCAAACGTGGAAATCACCCTCGAGGCCAACCCCGGCACCCTGGAAAATGGCCGCTTCCAAGGCTTTCGTGAGGCAGGCATCAACCGCCTATCCATCGGTGCCCAGAGCTTCAACAATGCCCATTTGCAAGCATTGGGGCGCATCCACAATGCCAGCGCCGCCATTAACGCCGCTCACCAAGCGCGGGAGGCCGGCTTCGACAATTTCAATCTGGATATCATGCATGCGCTGCCCGGCCAGACCCATGCACAGGCCCTAGACGACCTACAACAGGCCATCGCACTGCAGCCCACTCACCTAAGCTGGTACGAACTCACCATCGAGCCCAACACCGTTTTCTACCGCTCGCCACCGGTTCAACCAGACAGCGACACCATGGCTGACACCGAGCAGGCAGGCTTCGCCTTACTGGCAGAGCACGGCTACCTGCGTTATGAAATCTCCGCCTTCGCGCAACCTGGGCGCCCCTGCCGACATAACCTCAATTACTGGCAGTTCGGTGACTATCTCGGCATCGGGGCCGGCGCCCACGGCAAAATCACTGCCGCCGCCCAGGGTGACGTGCATCGCTACCAGAAAACCCGAAAACCCGAAGACTACCTGGCAGACGCGGCCCATGCTCGCCGCCAGCACCAGCCCATTGCCCGCGAAGACCGTCTGTTCGAAGCCCTGCTCAATGGCCTACGCTTAACCCATGGCCTCTGCTGGCAAACACTGGAAGACGCGACCGGAGAGCCTGTTGCACAGTGGCGGCACCAATTAACGCCATTCGAACAGCAGGGATTGCTGACCCTCACAGACCAACGGCTGGCCTGTACCGATAATGGCTTACGCCACCTAAACGGATTGCTGGAAAAGTTAGCCGCTGTGCTTTTATAA
- the metW gene encoding methionine biosynthesis protein MetW — protein sequence MRDDLQLISDWIPHNATLLDLGCGDGTLLAHLKTHKKTAGYGLEINQDNLAACFEKGVNVLEQDLDSGLGNFQNHRFDYVIMTQALQAVLRPDQILNEMIRVGREAIITFPNFGHWKVRAYLGLKGRMPVSSALPHEWYNTPNIHLCTVRDFETHCRKQGIRILERQVINRNHRTSVLSKWWPNLFGEIAIYRVKG from the coding sequence ATGCGTGATGACCTTCAACTAATCAGCGACTGGATCCCGCACAATGCCACCCTGCTGGATCTAGGCTGCGGCGACGGCACTCTGCTAGCGCATTTGAAAACACACAAAAAAACCGCCGGCTACGGCCTGGAAATCAACCAAGACAACTTGGCGGCCTGCTTTGAAAAAGGCGTCAATGTTCTAGAGCAGGATCTCGACAGCGGCTTGGGTAACTTCCAGAATCACCGTTTCGATTACGTGATCATGACCCAGGCGTTGCAAGCGGTTCTACGCCCGGACCAAATTCTCAACGAAATGATCCGCGTTGGCCGCGAAGCCATTATCACCTTCCCCAACTTCGGCCACTGGAAGGTCCGCGCTTACCTGGGCCTGAAAGGGCGCATGCCCGTATCATCCGCGCTGCCCCACGAGTGGTACAACACCCCGAACATCCACCTGTGCACCGTGCGGGATTTTGAAACCCACTGCCGAAAACAAGGCATTCGGATCCTTGAACGCCAGGTCATTAACCGTAATCACCGCACCAGCGTGCTCAGCAAATGGTGGCCCAACCTGTTCGGCGAAATCGCCATTTACCGGGTGAAGGGATAA
- the rdgB gene encoding RdgB/HAM1 family non-canonical purine NTP pyrophosphatase: MEKLVLASGNAKKLAEMQRLLAPLNIEVVAQSEFCVPEADETGSTFVENAIIKARNACKHTGLPAIADDSGLEVSALNGSPGIFSARFSGVGATDAKNNALLVEMLAEIPEDARQARYVALLVLMRHEDDATPLICQGSWNGRIVLEPQGDQGFGYDPHFFVEEKGCTAAQLPADEKNAISHRGKAMATLIKALKE; the protein is encoded by the coding sequence ATGGAAAAACTCGTTCTCGCCTCCGGCAACGCAAAAAAACTCGCTGAAATGCAGCGCCTATTGGCACCACTCAACATTGAAGTCGTTGCCCAGAGTGAATTTTGCGTACCGGAAGCCGATGAAACCGGCAGTACCTTTGTGGAAAACGCCATTATCAAAGCTCGCAATGCCTGCAAGCACACCGGGCTACCCGCCATCGCCGATGATTCCGGACTGGAGGTCAGCGCCCTGAACGGTAGCCCTGGCATTTTTTCAGCACGCTTTTCTGGGGTCGGTGCCACTGACGCCAAGAACAATGCTCTGCTGGTAGAAATGCTAGCGGAAATCCCAGAAGACGCGCGCCAGGCCCGCTACGTGGCACTGCTTGTTCTGATGCGCCACGAAGACGACGCCACCCCACTAATCTGCCAAGGTAGCTGGAACGGACGCATTGTGCTGGAGCCCCAAGGTGACCAAGGCTTTGGCTATGATCCACACTTTTTCGTGGAAGAAAAAGGCTGCACCGCCGCACAATTACCCGCGGATGAGAAAAACGCCATCAGCCACCGGGGCAAAGCTATGGCCACCTTAATCAAGGCGCTGAAAGAGTAA